One window from the genome of Pseudobdellovibrionaceae bacterium encodes:
- a CDS encoding biopolymer transporter ExbD → MRNRRKRKSVQKVQLTALVDAFTILIVFFLFQFSADPENIKPEDKVNLPIAENAYATKELKNVNVIISDKFIKINNEEVLRLNSGEILSNNLHKLDSEFIEGLFDKIQKDENLQEEKEQQWVILADEKIPYETVKKTIYTLAVSGFTKIKLASTVEFK, encoded by the coding sequence ATGAGAAATAGAAGAAAAAGAAAATCAGTCCAAAAAGTGCAATTAACAGCACTTGTTGATGCGTTTACAATTCTTATTGTGTTCTTTTTGTTTCAGTTTTCGGCTGATCCAGAAAACATTAAACCTGAAGATAAAGTAAATCTGCCAATAGCAGAAAATGCTTATGCAACAAAAGAATTAAAAAACGTAAATGTTATTATAAGCGATAAGTTTATTAAAATTAACAACGAAGAAGTATTGAGACTTAATTCTGGAGAGATTTTATCAAATAACTTACATAAACTAGACTCTGAATTCATTGAAGGTCTATTTGATAAAATTCAAAAAGATGAAAATTTACAAGAAGAAAAAGAGCAACAATGGGTCATTTTGGCGGATGAAAAGATTCCGTATGAAACAGTTAAAAAGACAATCTATACCTTAGCGGTATCTGGTTTTACAAAAATTAAACTTGCATCCACAGTGGAGTTTAAATAA
- a CDS encoding outer membrane lipoprotein carrier protein LolA, with product MLKALQYVFVGIVFMTTSNSYAQLEDKAKQQKIEQKIFDQLKQTTEIYSSDTGLYAKFKRTQILSLLGETENAKGELYYSKKRLRLDLNSKDKSMVLITPNEIWNVSYEDGKPQNIIKSKPVPMPLLDLLFGDKNVWDKFQITNIHTNTESRIDVTLVPKRDAGVSYVSRVRFNLDTKKNIVKKLVYWDDVDNETSLTFTFNKFKDKMDESLFKFQPPKEATVTVM from the coding sequence ATGCTTAAAGCTTTACAATATGTATTTGTGGGCATTGTTTTTATGACCACTTCCAATTCTTATGCCCAGCTTGAAGACAAAGCAAAGCAACAAAAGATCGAACAGAAAATATTTGATCAACTCAAGCAAACCACAGAAATTTATTCTTCTGACACGGGCCTTTACGCGAAATTTAAGAGGACTCAAATTCTATCTTTATTGGGTGAGACCGAAAATGCTAAGGGCGAGTTGTATTATTCTAAAAAAAGATTGCGCCTAGATTTAAACAGTAAAGACAAATCTATGGTGCTCATCACGCCTAATGAAATTTGGAACGTGAGCTACGAAGACGGCAAGCCACAAAATATCATTAAGAGTAAACCTGTACCCATGCCGTTATTAGATCTTCTTTTTGGAGACAAAAACGTTTGGGATAAATTTCAGATCACCAATATACATACAAATACAGAAAGCCGTATTGACGTGACTCTGGTCCCTAAACGCGATGCTGGGGTTTCGTATGTCTCAAGAGTCAGGTTTAACTTAGATACGAAAAAGAACATCGTAAAAAAATTAGTCTACTGGGATGATGTGGATAATGAAACTAGCCTTACCTTCACCTTTAATAAGTTTAAAGACAAGATGGATGAATCCCTATTTAAGTTTCAGCCTCCTAAAGAAGCTACAGTTACAGTGATGTAA
- a CDS encoding aminotransferase class III-fold pyridoxal phosphate-dependent enzyme, with protein MQKFGDRIRQSSEIKSNIKNLVSEALKLSEGIQGVRPALPTEVDGFKKSCEEIGSLRGRPLYYNYVGSGAGYGPYVELEDGSIKLDLINGIGIHILGHSHPEVLSASVEAALSDVTMQGNLQPNQEYRLILEKLIEIASRKSSIKYGWLTTCGAMAGENALKIVRQKTKAAKVIAMQNAFAGRSMMMAEITDNPAFKQGLPDYHEILRIPFFDPYAPEESTKKALEMFKEHVQKNKGQISCFSFEPMQGEGGFNVAPRDYFVPMLDICKNEKIPVWFDEVQTFCRTGEFFAFQKMDLGEYVDVITVAKSLQGAATLYTEEMNPQPGLISGTFAGSSVALNVGRRVLDYLDTDQYMGANGKIQKIHEKFIKMLNELNETTCKGLLRDAGGMGLMVSVIPLDGSNESANKVAKTLYTNGIIGFTCGRGPYKLRFLLPAILEDKHIAEAKAIFEKTILECK; from the coding sequence ATGCAAAAATTTGGTGATAGAATTAGACAGTCTAGCGAAATTAAATCGAATATTAAAAATTTAGTGAGTGAAGCCTTAAAGCTTTCAGAAGGCATTCAGGGTGTACGTCCTGCGCTGCCTACTGAGGTCGATGGATTTAAAAAATCATGTGAAGAGATTGGTAGCTTGCGAGGTCGTCCCCTTTATTACAACTATGTGGGAAGTGGCGCGGGCTATGGTCCTTATGTGGAGTTAGAAGACGGGAGCATCAAATTAGATTTGATCAATGGAATTGGAATTCATATTTTAGGACACTCTCATCCTGAGGTTTTAAGTGCGAGTGTTGAGGCTGCGCTTTCAGATGTGACGATGCAAGGAAACCTCCAACCCAACCAAGAGTATAGACTTATACTAGAAAAGTTAATCGAGATTGCTTCTAGAAAAAGTTCTATCAAATATGGGTGGCTCACAACGTGTGGTGCGATGGCGGGTGAGAATGCTTTAAAAATCGTAAGACAAAAAACTAAAGCCGCAAAAGTTATAGCCATGCAAAATGCGTTCGCTGGTCGCAGTATGATGATGGCTGAAATTACGGACAACCCTGCATTCAAACAGGGTCTACCTGATTATCATGAAATTTTACGAATTCCATTTTTTGATCCTTATGCCCCTGAAGAGAGCACTAAGAAGGCTCTTGAGATGTTCAAAGAGCACGTGCAAAAAAACAAAGGACAGATCAGCTGTTTTAGCTTTGAACCTATGCAAGGTGAGGGTGGATTTAATGTGGCCCCAAGAGATTATTTTGTCCCCATGTTAGACATTTGCAAGAACGAGAAGATACCCGTGTGGTTTGATGAGGTTCAAACTTTTTGTCGTACAGGAGAATTTTTCGCTTTCCAAAAGATGGACCTAGGCGAGTATGTGGATGTGATCACAGTGGCCAAAAGTTTACAAGGTGCTGCCACACTTTACACAGAAGAGATGAACCCACAGCCAGGATTGATTTCTGGAACTTTTGCGGGCTCAAGTGTAGCGCTGAACGTAGGACGTAGAGTTCTGGATTATTTAGATACAGATCAGTACATGGGTGCTAACGGAAAAATTCAAAAGATTCATGAGAAATTCATCAAGATGCTTAACGAACTTAACGAGACCACATGCAAAGGACTTTTGCGTGATGCAGGTGGAATGGGTCTCATGGTCAGCGTGATTCCTTTAGATGGCAGTAATGAGTCAGCGAACAAAGTAGCAAAAACTCTATACACAAACGGCATTATTGGTTTCACTTGCGGCCGCGGTCCATATAAGTTGCGCTTTTTATTACCTGCGATTTTAGAAGACAAACATATTGCTGAGGCCAAGGCCATTTTTGAAAAGACAATTCTTGAGTGTAAATGA
- the mltG gene encoding endolytic transglycosylase MltG, translating into MKFLVGLVVIALSVVFTGMMSGYLILNSTLNYQAPLIFEISKGETFNSALQDVAKDVKGFPMRMAKIYIKLSGLSKSLKVGEYEIPADQSARQIIEFMTKGQSIERVVTFQEGLNIFQIAEILEQNRLTTKQEFLAAARNPDLIMELLGFRADSIEGYLFPDTYKLPKSWTAEQYIRTFVSHFKKVWASVEIQNKTGMIRHQVVTLASIVEKETGAPFERPMISSVFHNRLKKSMRLQSDPTTIYGVWVQTGEMLRNITRKDLQTSTPYNTYTVNGLPKGPIANPGKAALVATMNPVESQNYFFVSRNDGTHKFSKTYKEHQEAVRQFQLDPRARQGKSWRDLNKNNSANN; encoded by the coding sequence ATGAAGTTCCTAGTTGGTCTTGTTGTAATTGCTTTATCTGTAGTGTTCACGGGGATGATGAGCGGGTATTTAATCCTTAACTCCACGCTCAACTATCAAGCACCTCTTATATTTGAGATATCTAAAGGTGAAACTTTTAACAGTGCATTACAAGATGTAGCTAAAGACGTTAAAGGTTTTCCAATGAGAATGGCTAAAATTTATATTAAGCTCAGTGGCTTATCTAAGTCACTCAAGGTGGGAGAGTATGAAATCCCCGCAGATCAAAGTGCACGCCAGATCATTGAGTTTATGACTAAAGGACAAAGCATTGAGCGTGTGGTCACCTTTCAAGAGGGGCTTAATATTTTTCAGATTGCTGAGATTTTAGAACAGAATCGTTTGACGACCAAACAAGAATTTCTTGCGGCAGCCAGAAACCCTGATTTGATTATGGAACTATTGGGTTTTAGAGCGGATTCTATTGAAGGGTATCTATTTCCTGATACGTACAAACTCCCTAAATCTTGGACGGCTGAGCAGTACATACGAACTTTTGTGAGTCATTTTAAAAAAGTTTGGGCTTCGGTAGAAATTCAAAATAAAACAGGAATGATCAGACATCAGGTGGTCACCTTAGCCAGCATTGTTGAAAAGGAAACGGGCGCACCTTTTGAACGCCCTATGATCAGTTCAGTCTTTCATAATCGTTTAAAAAAATCTATGCGTTTACAAAGTGATCCCACTACAATTTATGGTGTTTGGGTTCAGACAGGGGAAATGCTTCGGAACATTACAAGAAAAGATTTGCAAACCTCAACACCTTATAACACATACACTGTGAATGGATTGCCTAAGGGTCCTATTGCAAATCCTGGTAAAGCGGCTCTAGTCGCAACAATGAATCCCGTAGAAAGTCAGAATTATTTTTTCGTAAGTCGAAACGATGGGACTCATAAATTTTCTAAGACCTACAAAGAGCACCAAGAAGCAGTAAGACAGTTTCAGCTTGATCCCAGAGCACGCCAAGGAAAATCATGGCGTGATTTAAATAAAAATAATAGCGCCAATAACTAA
- a CDS encoding 23S rRNA (pseudouridine(1915)-N(3))-methyltransferase RlmH encodes MKINIQIIFIQSKKIKPFEAVDEMYLDKISAFCDIELVVVKSEEAERKNKEIKKQKETEKILQKIRPDDYVILCDEGGQNLTSEKFATTLMTQLETYKCVTFVIGGAFGVTEELKSRAQWSINLSPFVLNHHIAKIVLAEQIYRAFTIAKNIPYHNE; translated from the coding sequence TTGAAAATAAATATTCAAATCATCTTTATACAGTCTAAAAAGATAAAGCCCTTTGAGGCTGTAGATGAGATGTATCTGGATAAAATATCGGCATTCTGTGATATCGAACTGGTCGTGGTGAAATCAGAAGAAGCCGAGCGCAAGAACAAAGAAATTAAAAAGCAAAAAGAAACAGAAAAAATCTTACAGAAAATTCGACCAGATGATTATGTGATCCTTTGTGATGAAGGTGGCCAAAATCTTACTTCCGAAAAATTTGCAACCACATTGATGACACAACTTGAAACTTATAAGTGCGTCACATTTGTTATTGGTGGCGCATTTGGTGTGACAGAAGAACTCAAAAGCAGGGCCCAGTGGTCCATTAACCTTAGTCCGTTTGTGCTGAATCACCATATTGCTAAAATTGTTTTAGCCGAACAGATCTATCGTGCCTTTACGATTGCCAAAAACATTCCCTATCACAATGAGTAG
- a CDS encoding tetratricopeptide repeat protein has translation MVESIDFILKNASEYFDNGDYKKAEPLLHQLVLKNVKSAKLFYMLGAIQYQKNDIKKALRSFKRSLEIDPNFTDSGIGLSVIYNDLGQYSEGQKRFAEVQERVSNHSPEENEHQRQIKAQFVKKHMELAQMYNEQKNYAESLQQLIKAKSFDFNTEKVQIFIAECLLHLKEYQRAVNELKNILQRKPNYIPALMRLAQIYYKLGHKEVAVRTYEQVLLHQPDHKLAHAKLTQIRALNPSRFQGEVHV, from the coding sequence ATGGTCGAGTCTATAGACTTTATTCTTAAAAACGCATCTGAGTACTTTGACAATGGCGACTATAAAAAAGCCGAACCTCTATTGCATCAATTAGTTTTAAAGAACGTAAAAAGTGCCAAGCTCTTTTATATGTTGGGCGCCATTCAATACCAGAAGAACGATATTAAAAAAGCTCTTCGCAGTTTCAAAAGATCCCTAGAGATTGATCCCAACTTTACCGATTCAGGCATTGGCCTTAGTGTGATTTACAATGACCTAGGACAATACTCTGAAGGGCAAAAACGTTTTGCAGAAGTTCAAGAGCGAGTCTCAAACCACAGTCCCGAAGAAAACGAACACCAAAGACAGATCAAAGCTCAATTTGTGAAAAAGCACATGGAACTTGCTCAGATGTACAACGAGCAAAAAAACTATGCTGAGTCCCTGCAACAGCTGATCAAAGCCAAGTCTTTTGATTTTAATACTGAAAAAGTCCAAATCTTTATCGCCGAATGTTTACTGCATCTTAAAGAATATCAACGTGCCGTAAATGAACTTAAAAATATTCTGCAAAGAAAGCCCAACTACATTCCTGCTCTTATGCGTTTAGCACAGATTTATTATAAGCTTGGTCATAAAGAAGTGGCCGTGCGCACTTATGAACAAGTGCTTTTACATCAACCCGATCATAAGTTGGCCCATGCTAAATTAACTCAAATCAGAGCCTTAAATCCCAGCCGTTTTCAAGGAGAAGTTCATGTCTAA
- a CDS encoding hypoxanthine phosphoribosyltransferase translates to MSKLKEGMIPYIEADEIAQMITTLAETLDRDFGREPLVLVCPLKGSFMFVADLCRKLKNPNVEIEFVQVKSLGKSMRLIKDIAIDIYEKNVVICEEIIDAGRTLSFLKRHLQHSNPRTVRIATLIDKPARREIPLRPDYVGKVIRDRYVIGYGMDSDELGRNYADIYNFMQ, encoded by the coding sequence ATGTCTAAACTCAAAGAAGGAATGATTCCTTATATTGAAGCCGATGAAATTGCACAAATGATCACAACGCTTGCCGAGACCCTTGACCGTGATTTTGGCAGAGAGCCCCTGGTGCTTGTGTGCCCTCTTAAAGGTTCTTTCATGTTTGTCGCAGACCTTTGCAGAAAACTAAAGAACCCTAATGTAGAAATCGAATTTGTCCAGGTGAAGTCTCTTGGCAAGTCTATGCGTCTTATCAAAGATATCGCTATTGATATTTATGAAAAGAACGTTGTTATCTGTGAAGAGATCATTGATGCTGGTCGCACTCTGTCTTTCTTAAAAAGACATTTGCAACACTCCAACCCTCGCACTGTTCGCATTGCCACTCTCATTGATAAACCTGCACGTCGTGAAATTCCATTGCGACCTGATTATGTGGGAAAAGTGATCCGTGACCGCTATGTCATCGGATACGGCATGGACTCAGACGAGCTTGGCAGAAACTACGCTGACATCTACAACTTCATGCAGTAG
- a CDS encoding biopolymer transporter ExbD: MKTLKLKRKRNNAEHEDLDLSPMLSLMVTIIPLLLASAVFYKIRIFDSSVFPTSNKVEQKDGADELPVTYVEMGSGSKAIILVKKGEKTLFRTEKNIKELDSAFKNLIVQFPEMKSLKISSDKSVSYKDLILVFDKAKQPIGEDKKSLFDDVSLDDIFKG; the protein is encoded by the coding sequence ATGAAAACTCTAAAACTAAAACGTAAAAGAAATAACGCGGAACATGAGGATTTAGATTTATCTCCGATGTTGTCGTTAATGGTGACCATCATTCCGCTATTATTGGCATCGGCGGTATTTTATAAAATTCGTATCTTCGACTCTTCTGTTTTTCCAACGTCAAATAAAGTGGAACAAAAAGATGGTGCCGACGAGCTTCCAGTTACCTATGTTGAAATGGGTTCAGGTAGTAAGGCCATTATTTTAGTTAAAAAAGGCGAGAAGACTCTTTTTAGAACAGAAAAGAACATAAAAGAACTAGATTCGGCATTTAAGAATCTTATTGTTCAGTTTCCTGAAATGAAGTCATTAAAAATCAGCTCGGATAAATCTGTAAGCTATAAAGATTTAATTCTTGTTTTTGATAAAGCAAAGCAACCTATTGGTGAAGATAAGAAGTCATTATTTGATGATGTAAGTCTTGACGATATTTTTAAGGGTTAA
- a CDS encoding SH3 domain-containing protein: MFKIWVCCLIICLFPLAFAHADNNLDLQSLEKLIAEKQYSDALIKIQELRQNPNYNNSPELIYNLGLSEWFLEQHGPALAHFRLTTYLRPYALKNLTTLRWAQDEIENIQHITLRKDPLLATLSLYLWPQYFFVLSLLLLPYMAFVASRNKSLPWAPRLLKALPWAGLSVLLFVFFLIGQGQTHRVFATLVSLDAITAYAGPSDQSVDVGQLFPGDSVEVLRRNEAWWQIRTSDIPSAWVQANNLKVHSRLD, from the coding sequence GTGTTTAAAATCTGGGTGTGCTGCCTCATAATTTGCCTTTTTCCTCTGGCTTTTGCTCATGCCGATAATAATCTGGACCTACAGTCTTTGGAAAAACTCATTGCGGAAAAGCAATACTCTGATGCCCTGATTAAGATCCAAGAGCTGCGGCAAAACCCCAATTATAATAACTCTCCTGAACTGATCTATAATTTAGGTCTGAGCGAATGGTTCTTAGAACAACACGGCCCCGCTTTGGCCCACTTCAGACTGACGACCTATCTCAGGCCCTATGCTTTAAAAAACCTAACCACTTTACGCTGGGCTCAAGACGAAATTGAGAACATCCAGCATATTACACTTCGAAAAGACCCTTTGCTGGCCACCCTTTCACTCTACCTATGGCCTCAATATTTTTTCGTGCTGAGCCTTCTACTTTTGCCCTACATGGCATTTGTTGCATCGCGCAACAAGTCTCTTCCTTGGGCACCACGACTGCTTAAGGCCCTACCGTGGGCAGGCCTAAGTGTATTGCTGTTTGTTTTCTTTCTCATTGGGCAAGGGCAAACCCATCGAGTCTTTGCCACTTTAGTGAGCTTGGATGCAATCACGGCATACGCAGGTCCATCGGATCAATCGGTGGATGTAGGCCAGCTCTTCCCTGGGGATTCTGTAGAAGTCTTAAGGAGAAATGAAGCTTGGTGGCAAATCCGCACCTCTGATATTCCCTCGGCTTGGGTACAAGCGAATAACCTTAAAGTCCATAGCCGTTTGGATTGA
- the bamD gene encoding outer membrane protein assembly factor BamD: MNSILAILLFSLGLVANPSYADEPSNTPVAKAYEDALKLEKAYRYEEAIQALDSLKNKYPYSHYAKMARLKIADIHFESKSFIQAQYSYITYNELYPRDEKADYVVFQIAHSLYKQLPSTHDRDLSSARDAIKYFDQVITRFPNSVYIKDSEKYKKEIYNKLADKELYIAKFYFKYKQPLAALRRFQKFIANHPGYPQIPEALAGAAYSALRIDEDEMHKKYLAELKTKYPDYTVPKLYTKRFVWSSL; encoded by the coding sequence ATGAACTCTATTTTAGCAATTCTACTATTTAGCTTGGGACTTGTCGCCAACCCCTCTTACGCCGACGAACCTTCTAATACACCCGTCGCCAAAGCTTATGAAGATGCCTTAAAATTAGAAAAAGCTTACCGCTACGAAGAAGCCATTCAGGCCTTAGATAGCCTTAAAAACAAATATCCTTACAGCCACTATGCAAAGATGGCGCGCTTAAAGATTGCTGACATTCACTTTGAGTCTAAGTCTTTCATTCAAGCGCAATACTCATACATCACTTATAACGAACTCTATCCCAGAGACGAAAAGGCTGATTACGTGGTTTTCCAAATCGCACACTCTTTGTACAAACAACTGCCTTCCACTCATGATAGAGATCTCTCATCAGCACGTGATGCCATTAAGTATTTTGACCAAGTGATCACTCGCTTTCCTAACAGTGTGTATATTAAAGATTCTGAAAAGTACAAAAAAGAGATTTACAATAAGCTTGCCGATAAAGAACTCTATATTGCTAAGTTTTACTTTAAGTACAAACAACCTCTGGCAGCACTTCGACGCTTCCAAAAGTTCATTGCCAACCATCCAGGATACCCACAAATACCTGAAGCTCTTGCTGGTGCCGCTTATTCGGCTTTACGTATCGACGAGGACGAGATGCATAAAAAATACTTAGCTGAACTGAAAACAAAATATCCTGATTATACGGTTCCCAAGCTTTACACAAAGAGGTTTGTATGGTCGAGTCTATAG
- a CDS encoding succinylglutamate-semialdehyde dehydrogenase, whose amino-acid sequence MQSIEFKGSFIDGAFHKISKAEESWTIHSPADQSDEVISIEASYQDVDMAVEAAAKAFTSWSELPMGERISHLQRLATVFDAHKEEMATIISRETGKPLWETRTEASALSAKIKITIEESLDLVKDVRVPNALPSVEGVIRYKPKGVAVVLGPFNFPAHLPNGHFIPALVMGNTIVFKPSDKTPAVGQFMAELFRRAELPPGVFNMIQGKAEVGSRLVKHSDVNVILFTGSYDVGLRIKRDTLDHYWKSLALEMGGKNASIIWEDADLEKTVYENVVGSFLSAGQRCSCTSRMYVHEKIYDEYVDKFKRLTKGLKVGHWAKDHFMGSLIDGDAYQRFFRFQEIAEREGAKAILAGEKVESEYEGFYVSPAIYEVSNVDASSVYQKTEIFGPNVAVYKVKDLDQTLSLVNQSSYGLSSAIFTKDKKNYERAVSKLDVGLLNWNRTTNGSSSRLPFGGTKKSGNGQPSAAFAVYYCSTPLASLEDATAFDKTKIMPGIDYNI is encoded by the coding sequence ATGCAGTCGATTGAATTTAAAGGATCATTTATAGATGGAGCATTTCATAAAATCTCTAAAGCAGAAGAGAGTTGGACGATTCACAGTCCTGCTGATCAAAGCGATGAAGTGATTTCGATCGAAGCTTCTTATCAGGATGTGGACATGGCCGTTGAAGCGGCGGCAAAGGCTTTTACAAGTTGGTCCGAGCTTCCTATGGGTGAACGTATTTCGCATTTACAAAGGTTAGCCACTGTATTTGATGCCCACAAGGAAGAGATGGCTACTATTATCAGTCGTGAAACGGGTAAGCCTTTGTGGGAGACCCGAACAGAGGCGAGTGCTTTATCAGCCAAAATCAAAATTACAATTGAAGAGTCCTTAGACTTGGTTAAAGACGTTCGCGTTCCGAATGCGCTTCCAAGCGTGGAGGGTGTCATTCGTTATAAACCCAAAGGGGTGGCCGTAGTCTTGGGTCCATTTAATTTTCCCGCGCATTTACCCAATGGGCACTTTATTCCTGCGTTAGTGATGGGAAATACAATTGTTTTTAAACCTTCGGATAAAACTCCAGCAGTGGGGCAGTTTATGGCCGAGCTATTTAGACGAGCTGAGTTACCTCCTGGGGTTTTTAATATGATTCAAGGTAAAGCCGAAGTGGGAAGCCGACTGGTTAAGCATTCTGATGTAAATGTTATTTTATTTACAGGATCTTATGATGTGGGTCTTAGAATTAAAAGAGACACATTGGACCACTACTGGAAATCTTTGGCACTAGAAATGGGCGGCAAGAATGCGTCCATCATTTGGGAGGATGCCGACTTAGAAAAGACGGTGTATGAGAATGTGGTGGGGTCTTTTTTAAGTGCAGGACAAAGATGTTCATGCACTAGTCGTATGTATGTGCACGAGAAAATTTATGATGAATATGTAGATAAATTCAAGAGACTGACTAAAGGGCTTAAGGTGGGACATTGGGCCAAAGATCATTTCATGGGATCTTTGATTGATGGCGATGCTTATCAAAGATTTTTCCGTTTTCAGGAGATCGCAGAAAGAGAAGGCGCCAAAGCAATTTTGGCAGGTGAAAAAGTAGAAAGTGAATACGAAGGCTTTTATGTTTCACCAGCGATTTATGAAGTGTCGAATGTGGATGCAAGTAGCGTTTACCAAAAGACAGAAATATTTGGCCCTAACGTGGCCGTTTACAAAGTCAAAGATTTGGATCAGACTTTAAGTTTGGTCAATCAATCTAGTTACGGATTGTCTTCGGCGATCTTCACAAAAGATAAAAAGAATTATGAGCGTGCAGTGTCTAAGCTGGATGTAGGTTTGCTTAACTGGAATAGAACAACAAATGGTTCAAGTTCTCGCCTGCCTTTTGGTGGGACTAAAAAATCTGGAAATGGACAACCCTCGGCGGCGTTTGCTGTATATTATTGCTCTACGCCACTGGCCTCACTAGAAGACGCTACAGCATTTGACAAGACGAAAATAATGCCAGGGATAGATTATAATATTTAG
- a CDS encoding MotA/TolQ/ExbB proton channel family protein: MSGMMSVIESVKTSGAPGLLIVGLGAVATFIIIDKYRTLNWRTKEDSGELMDSVKEYLLKDQVGKAITLCDAHKSVPASYVVKAILERSNRDEASMLNAAGLKLAQVESSISKRLDYLPAIANVATLVGLFGTIIGLIMSFSALGSVEGAAKHEALSAGISMAMSTTAMGLAVAIPVLMAFAHLNNRMNKLMDQAEQYGSITVDILKSRLFK; this comes from the coding sequence ATGTCAGGAATGATGTCAGTTATCGAATCTGTAAAAACGAGTGGAGCACCAGGATTACTAATCGTAGGCTTAGGTGCAGTAGCGACCTTTATTATTATAGATAAATACAGAACATTAAATTGGCGCACAAAAGAAGATTCTGGTGAGCTTATGGATTCTGTAAAAGAATATCTATTAAAGGATCAAGTAGGAAAAGCTATCACTTTATGTGATGCCCACAAATCAGTGCCCGCATCTTATGTGGTTAAAGCGATTCTTGAAAGATCAAATAGAGATGAGGCTTCAATGTTAAATGCAGCAGGTTTAAAGCTTGCACAAGTTGAATCTTCAATTTCTAAGAGATTAGATTATTTACCAGCTATTGCAAACGTTGCAACTTTGGTTGGATTGTTTGGAACAATCATTGGTTTAATTATGTCTTTCTCTGCTTTAGGTAGCGTTGAAGGTGCGGCTAAGCACGAAGCACTATCTGCAGGTATTTCAATGGCAATGAGTACAACAGCGATGGGTCTTGCTGTAGCAATCCCTGTATTGATGGCTTTTGCGCATTTAAATAACAGAATGAATAAGTTAATGGACCAAGCTGAACAATATGGTTCGATCACTGTCGATATATTAAAAAGCCGTCTGTTTAAATAA